A window from Dunckerocampus dactyliophorus isolate RoL2022-P2 chromosome 15, RoL_Ddac_1.1, whole genome shotgun sequence encodes these proteins:
- the LOC129168112 gene encoding C-type mannose receptor 2-like isoform X1, with protein sequence MNWNVPVLVLIAGVCALPGLRAVRQYHYAKETVNWREAQSLCRDLHSDLATVTSTEEAKRLVEVSHGSIGGLGGKTWIGLRDDLNKWMWSNPHDGNLRPSVYNNWTKAQPDNFNGNQLCVKMVGDGGWNDNSCAELLPFVCYNGLHFIEAPRNVVILDILFLFPATAVQKFVRVVERLNWLEAQSYCRKFHTDLVTIKSETDNVKVRSINDGKDVWIGLNRTRQWSDGSDSLFRLWKAKQPDNAKGIQQCTVVDLGSEEGLWSDEDCTLKLPYVCLRDNVHVVDLQVKLTSTMTLTENELAVLVEREFSTMLIQMGLPDNIEVRLNSGLNQE encoded by the exons ATGAACTGGAACGTGCCTGTCCTTGTCCTCATCGCTG GCGTGTGCGCACTTCCGGGTTTGCGCGCTGTCCGCCAGTACCACTACGCCAAAGAAACAGTCAACTGGCGGGAGGCGCAGTCGCTCTGCCGTGACCTCCACAGCGACCTGGCCACAGTCACCAGTACTGAGGAAGCAAAGAGACTGGTGGAGGTGTCACACGGTTCCATTGGCGGTCTTGGCGGCAAGACCTGGATTGGGCTGCGGGACGACCTCAACAAGTGGATGTGGTCAAATCCTCATGACGGCAACCTGAGGCCAAGCGTGTACAACAACTGGACCAAGGCACAGCCGGACAACTTCAACGGGAATCAGTTGTGCGTGAAGATGGTGGGCGATGGCGGGTGGAACGACAACTCTTGCGCCGAATTGTTGCCATTCGTCTGCTACAATGGTCTGCACTTCATTGAAGCGCCCAGGAATGTGGTGATCCTTGACATCCTCTTCTTGTTCCCAGCCACTGCCGTTCAGAAGTTCGTCAGGGTGGTAGAGCGTCTGAACTGGTTGGAAGCTCAGAGCTACTGccgcaaattccacacagatcTAGTCACCATCAAGAGTGAGACGGACAATGTCAAAGTCAGGAGCATTAATGATGGGAAAGACGTCTGGATCGGCCTCAACAG GACTCGGCAGTGGTCTGACGGGAGTGACTCACTCTTCCGCTTGTGGAAGGCGAAACAGCCGGATAACGCCAAAGGGATTCAGCAGTGCACAGTGGTGGATCTTGGCAGTGAGGAAGGACTTTGGTCGGATGAAGACTGCACCTTGAAGCTGCCGTATGTGTGCCTCAGAGATAATG TTCATGTGGTCGACCTCCAGGTGAAGCTGACCTCCACAATGACGCTGACCGAGAATGAGCTCGCCGTGCTGGTGGAGAgagag TTTTCCACCATGTTGATCCAAATGGGACTTCCTGACAACATTGAAGTCCGTCTGAATAGCGGCCTCAACCAGGAGTGa
- the LOC129168112 gene encoding C-type mannose receptor 2-like isoform X3, translating to MNWNVPVLVLIAGVCALPGLRAVRQYHYAKETVNWREAQSLCRDLHSDLATVTSTEEAKRLVEVSHGSIGGLGGKTWIGLRDDLNKWMWSNPHDGNLRPSVYNNWTKAQPDNFNGNQLCVKMVGDGGWNDNSCAELLPFVCYNATAVQKFVRVVERLNWLEAQSYCRKFHTDLVTIKSETDNVKVRSINDGKDVWIGLNRTRQWSDGSDSLFRLWKAKQPDNAKGIQQCTVVDLGSEEGLWSDEDCTLKLPYVCLRDNVHVVDLQVKLTSTMTLTENELAVLVEREFSTMLIQMGLPDNIEVRLNSGLNQE from the exons ATGAACTGGAACGTGCCTGTCCTTGTCCTCATCGCTG GCGTGTGCGCACTTCCGGGTTTGCGCGCTGTCCGCCAGTACCACTACGCCAAAGAAACAGTCAACTGGCGGGAGGCGCAGTCGCTCTGCCGTGACCTCCACAGCGACCTGGCCACAGTCACCAGTACTGAGGAAGCAAAGAGACTGGTGGAGGTGTCACACGGTTCCATTGGCGGTCTTGGCGGCAAGACCTGGATTGGGCTGCGGGACGACCTCAACAAGTGGATGTGGTCAAATCCTCATGACGGCAACCTGAGGCCAAGCGTGTACAACAACTGGACCAAGGCACAGCCGGACAACTTCAACGGGAATCAGTTGTGCGTGAAGATGGTGGGCGATGGCGGGTGGAACGACAACTCTTGCGCCGAATTGTTGCCATTCGTCTGCTACAATG CCACTGCCGTTCAGAAGTTCGTCAGGGTGGTAGAGCGTCTGAACTGGTTGGAAGCTCAGAGCTACTGccgcaaattccacacagatcTAGTCACCATCAAGAGTGAGACGGACAATGTCAAAGTCAGGAGCATTAATGATGGGAAAGACGTCTGGATCGGCCTCAACAG GACTCGGCAGTGGTCTGACGGGAGTGACTCACTCTTCCGCTTGTGGAAGGCGAAACAGCCGGATAACGCCAAAGGGATTCAGCAGTGCACAGTGGTGGATCTTGGCAGTGAGGAAGGACTTTGGTCGGATGAAGACTGCACCTTGAAGCTGCCGTATGTGTGCCTCAGAGATAATG TTCATGTGGTCGACCTCCAGGTGAAGCTGACCTCCACAATGACGCTGACCGAGAATGAGCTCGCCGTGCTGGTGGAGAgagag TTTTCCACCATGTTGATCCAAATGGGACTTCCTGACAACATTGAAGTCCGTCTGAATAGCGGCCTCAACCAGGAGTGa
- the LOC129168112 gene encoding C-type mannose receptor 2-like isoform X2, giving the protein MNWNVPVLVLIAGVCALPGLRAVRQYHYAKETVNWREAQSLCRDLHSDLATVTSTEEAKRLVEVSHGSIGGLGGKTWIGLRDDLNKWMWSNPHDGNLRPSVYNNWTKAQPDNFNGNQLCVKMVGDGGWNDNSCAELLPFVCYNGLHFIEAPRNVVILDILFLFPATAVQKFVRVVERLNWLEAQSYCRKFHTDLVTIKSETDNVKVRSINDGKDVWIGLNRTRQWSDGSDSLFRLWKAKQPDNAKGIQQCTVVDLGSEEGLWSDEDCTLKLPYVCLRDNVHVVDLQVKLTSTMTLTENELAVLVEREIDLAMDVPLCTK; this is encoded by the exons ATGAACTGGAACGTGCCTGTCCTTGTCCTCATCGCTG GCGTGTGCGCACTTCCGGGTTTGCGCGCTGTCCGCCAGTACCACTACGCCAAAGAAACAGTCAACTGGCGGGAGGCGCAGTCGCTCTGCCGTGACCTCCACAGCGACCTGGCCACAGTCACCAGTACTGAGGAAGCAAAGAGACTGGTGGAGGTGTCACACGGTTCCATTGGCGGTCTTGGCGGCAAGACCTGGATTGGGCTGCGGGACGACCTCAACAAGTGGATGTGGTCAAATCCTCATGACGGCAACCTGAGGCCAAGCGTGTACAACAACTGGACCAAGGCACAGCCGGACAACTTCAACGGGAATCAGTTGTGCGTGAAGATGGTGGGCGATGGCGGGTGGAACGACAACTCTTGCGCCGAATTGTTGCCATTCGTCTGCTACAATGGTCTGCACTTCATTGAAGCGCCCAGGAATGTGGTGATCCTTGACATCCTCTTCTTGTTCCCAGCCACTGCCGTTCAGAAGTTCGTCAGGGTGGTAGAGCGTCTGAACTGGTTGGAAGCTCAGAGCTACTGccgcaaattccacacagatcTAGTCACCATCAAGAGTGAGACGGACAATGTCAAAGTCAGGAGCATTAATGATGGGAAAGACGTCTGGATCGGCCTCAACAG GACTCGGCAGTGGTCTGACGGGAGTGACTCACTCTTCCGCTTGTGGAAGGCGAAACAGCCGGATAACGCCAAAGGGATTCAGCAGTGCACAGTGGTGGATCTTGGCAGTGAGGAAGGACTTTGGTCGGATGAAGACTGCACCTTGAAGCTGCCGTATGTGTGCCTCAGAGATAATG TTCATGTGGTCGACCTCCAGGTGAAGCTGACCTCCACAATGACGCTGACCGAGAATGAGCTCGCCGTGCTGGTGGAGAgagag ATTGACTTGGCGATGGATGTACCCCTTTGCACAAAATGA
- the mrpl48 gene encoding 39S ribosomal protein L48, mitochondrial isoform X2, translating into MNPVLRKVLTQGLLLCRARSCTQQLPVWGGVAHTQERQYKGAPTQGIGRWKHLLPKEVPKKKHDKHQMQSIMDATSTAYGTLNVNVSGYDMTMVEHYAQYIHNLCTRLGVGVAESYALPTQSTEVMLMPEHGTKMLVDSILKTHKRVIQLSSLKARLCPILMDMLMKNQPEGVQLSVKEHTQADFLARFKSRPELEGLLAQISQ; encoded by the exons ATGAATCCTGTTCTACGAAag GTGCTGACTCAAGGACTATTGTTGTGCAG GGCTCGATCATGTACCCAGCAGCTTCCTGTTTGGG GTGGTGTTGCTCACACACAGGAAAGGCAATACAAAGGTGCCCCGACGCAAGGCATCGGCAGGTGGAAGCATCTTTTGCCCAAAGAAGTG CCAAAGAAGAAACATGACAAGCATCAGATGCAGAGCATCATGGACGCCACCAGCACGGCATACGGGACCCTGAACGTTAACGTGTCAGGCTATGACATGACAATGGTAGAACACTACGCTCAGTACATTCACAACCTGTGCACGCGGCTTGGCGTTGGTGTGGCAGAGAG CTATGCATTGCCGACCCAAAGCACAGAGGTGATGCTGATGCCGGAGCATGGCACCAAGATGCTTGTGGACTCGATTCTGAAGACCCACAAACGTGTTATTCAG CTGAGCAGCCTGAAGGCAAGACTGTGTCCCATTTTGATGGACATGCTCATGAAAAACCAGCCGGAAGGGGTCCAGCTATCAGTGAAGGAG CACACCCAGGCTGACTTCCTAGCCCGCTTCAAGTCTCGTCCTGAGCTGGAGGGTCTCTTAGCTCAGATTAGCCAATAG
- the mrpl48 gene encoding 39S ribosomal protein L48, mitochondrial isoform X1 translates to MNPVLRKQVLTQGLLLCRARSCTQQLPVWGGVAHTQERQYKGAPTQGIGRWKHLLPKEVPKKKHDKHQMQSIMDATSTAYGTLNVNVSGYDMTMVEHYAQYIHNLCTRLGVGVAESYALPTQSTEVMLMPEHGTKMLVDSILKTHKRVIQLSSLKARLCPILMDMLMKNQPEGVQLSVKEHTQADFLARFKSRPELEGLLAQISQ, encoded by the exons ATGAATCCTGTTCTACGAAag CAGGTGCTGACTCAAGGACTATTGTTGTGCAG GGCTCGATCATGTACCCAGCAGCTTCCTGTTTGGG GTGGTGTTGCTCACACACAGGAAAGGCAATACAAAGGTGCCCCGACGCAAGGCATCGGCAGGTGGAAGCATCTTTTGCCCAAAGAAGTG CCAAAGAAGAAACATGACAAGCATCAGATGCAGAGCATCATGGACGCCACCAGCACGGCATACGGGACCCTGAACGTTAACGTGTCAGGCTATGACATGACAATGGTAGAACACTACGCTCAGTACATTCACAACCTGTGCACGCGGCTTGGCGTTGGTGTGGCAGAGAG CTATGCATTGCCGACCCAAAGCACAGAGGTGATGCTGATGCCGGAGCATGGCACCAAGATGCTTGTGGACTCGATTCTGAAGACCCACAAACGTGTTATTCAG CTGAGCAGCCTGAAGGCAAGACTGTGTCCCATTTTGATGGACATGCTCATGAAAAACCAGCCGGAAGGGGTCCAGCTATCAGTGAAGGAG CACACCCAGGCTGACTTCCTAGCCCGCTTCAAGTCTCGTCCTGAGCTGGAGGGTCTCTTAGCTCAGATTAGCCAATAG